The following proteins come from a genomic window of Corallococcus sp. NCRR:
- a CDS encoding peroxiredoxin family protein, with product MASTKIPLTLLDPDGGWVNAPVHVSELDGLPVLLHFWTMDCEDCAKQFEAVNQWVVDYGPKGLKVIGVDVTHNETELRDTNKVEGFAREHGLRYPIAMDDGSMAKAYGVDKHPAFLLFGTDGRLKNRIGGKDALRRVRALLKDLPGQESPALHGEVSREQEDQVAASNP from the coding sequence ATGGCCTCGACGAAAATCCCCCTCACGCTCCTGGACCCGGATGGCGGGTGGGTGAATGCCCCCGTCCACGTCTCGGAGCTCGATGGACTGCCCGTCCTGCTGCACTTCTGGACCATGGACTGCGAGGACTGCGCGAAGCAGTTCGAGGCCGTGAACCAGTGGGTGGTGGACTACGGGCCCAAGGGCCTGAAGGTCATTGGCGTGGACGTCACCCACAACGAGACGGAGCTGCGCGACACCAACAAGGTGGAGGGCTTCGCGCGCGAGCACGGCCTGCGCTACCCCATCGCCATGGATGACGGCTCCATGGCCAAGGCCTACGGCGTGGACAAGCACCCCGCCTTCCTCCTCTTCGGCACGGATGGCCGGCTGAAGAACCGCATCGGCGGCAAGGACGCGCTGCGCCGCGTGCGCGCGCTGCTCAAGGACCTGCCCGGCCAGGAGTCTCCCGCGCTCCACGGCGAGGTGTCCCGCGAACAGGAAGACCAGGTCGCGGCCTCCAATCCCTGA
- a CDS encoding SDR family NAD(P)-dependent oxidoreductase, translating into MADRRHTERKGLSLGALAAGVGAVVGLKRALRPRYSFQGKTVVITGGSRGLGLVMARMLLKEGARVAICGRDVESLKRAHADLERLGGEVLTLRCDVRDQVQVDAMVGAVHEHWGAVDVLINNAGVIMVGPLESMTLEDFEEAVDTHLWGPLYTTLAVVPDMKARGEGRIVNVSSMGGKLSIPHLVPYSTSKFALVGLSDGLRTELAQDGIRVTTACPSLIRTGSPRNASFKGNHEKEYAWFHVSNSMMGVSMSAERVARKVIEACRRGDAEALVGMPAKLGAVGRALAPNLTARVLDAVNRLLPQDSTPERHKGSESETPLTRSWLTEMSRRAAERNNENEVSLH; encoded by the coding sequence ATGGCTGACCGACGACACACCGAGCGAAAGGGCCTCTCCCTGGGCGCGCTGGCCGCCGGGGTGGGGGCCGTCGTGGGCCTGAAGCGCGCGCTGCGCCCGCGCTACAGCTTCCAGGGCAAGACGGTCGTCATCACCGGAGGCTCCCGGGGGCTGGGGCTGGTGATGGCGCGCATGCTCCTGAAGGAGGGCGCGCGCGTGGCCATCTGCGGACGCGACGTCGAGTCGCTCAAGCGCGCCCACGCGGACCTGGAGCGCCTGGGCGGCGAGGTGCTCACCCTGCGCTGCGACGTGCGCGACCAGGTGCAGGTGGACGCCATGGTGGGCGCCGTCCACGAGCATTGGGGCGCGGTGGACGTGCTCATCAACAACGCGGGCGTCATCATGGTGGGCCCGCTGGAGTCCATGACGTTGGAGGACTTCGAGGAGGCGGTGGACACCCACCTGTGGGGGCCGCTGTACACGACGCTCGCGGTCGTGCCGGACATGAAGGCGCGCGGCGAGGGCCGCATCGTCAACGTGTCCTCCATGGGCGGAAAGCTGAGCATCCCGCACCTGGTGCCGTACTCCACGAGCAAGTTCGCGCTGGTGGGCCTGTCGGACGGGCTGCGCACGGAGCTGGCCCAGGACGGCATCCGCGTGACGACGGCGTGCCCTTCACTCATCCGCACCGGCAGCCCGCGCAACGCGAGCTTCAAGGGCAACCACGAGAAGGAGTACGCGTGGTTCCACGTGAGCAATTCGATGATGGGCGTGTCCATGAGCGCCGAGCGCGTGGCGCGCAAAGTCATTGAAGCGTGCCGCCGGGGTGACGCGGAGGCGCTGGTGGGCATGCCCGCGAAGCTGGGCGCGGTGGGCCGGGCCCTGGCGCCCAACCTCACCGCGCGCGTGCTGGACGCCGTCAACCGGCTGCTGCCCCAGGACAGCACCCCGGAGCGTCATAAGGGCAGCGAGAGCGAGACCCCCCTCACCCGCTCCTGGCTCACGGAGATGAGCCGCCGCGCGGCGGAGCGCAACAACGAGAACGAGGTGTCCCTGCACTGA
- a CDS encoding PP2C family protein-serine/threonine phosphatase, producing the protein MRFECAGQTHIGRRPHNEDAYCVLPERGLFVVADGLGGQEGGEVASQCVVDTFAGFSDRLDRDRDGTWPDAVDPARSREENYLAACTALAQRTLRVRRVGKLKEMASTVVALAVGERFAAVAHVGDSRLYRLREGQLEPLTRDHSLIEELRAAGREPPGNPANLRHLITRALGTENAEPTVQRLETQPGDVFLLCSDGLYEPLGPELMKEQLRAPTAQAACDALVTAAYEAGGRDNITAVVLRVAA; encoded by the coding sequence ATGAGATTCGAGTGCGCGGGGCAGACCCACATCGGCCGGCGTCCGCACAATGAAGATGCGTACTGCGTGCTGCCCGAACGCGGGCTGTTCGTGGTGGCGGACGGGCTGGGGGGGCAGGAGGGCGGGGAGGTCGCCAGCCAGTGCGTGGTGGACACCTTCGCGGGGTTCAGTGACCGGCTGGACCGCGATCGCGACGGCACCTGGCCGGACGCGGTGGACCCGGCGCGGAGCCGCGAGGAGAACTACCTGGCCGCGTGCACCGCGCTCGCCCAGCGCACGTTGCGCGTGCGCCGCGTGGGCAAGCTCAAGGAGATGGCCTCCACGGTGGTGGCGCTCGCGGTGGGAGAGCGCTTCGCGGCGGTGGCCCACGTGGGCGACAGCCGCCTGTACCGCCTGCGCGAGGGCCAACTGGAGCCGCTCACGCGCGACCACTCGCTCATCGAGGAGCTGCGCGCCGCGGGGCGCGAGCCGCCCGGCAACCCGGCCAACCTGCGCCACCTCATCACCCGCGCCCTGGGCACGGAGAACGCGGAGCCCACCGTGCAGCGTCTGGAGACGCAGCCCGGGGATGTCTTCCTCCTGTGCTCGGACGGGTTGTATGAGCCCCTGGGCCCGGAGCTGATGAAGGAGCAACTGCGCGCGCCCACCGCCCAGGCCGCGTGCGACGCGCTCGTCACCGCCGCCTACGAGGCCGGGGGCCGCGACAACATCACCGCCGTCGTCCTGCGCGTGGCGGCCTGA
- a CDS encoding LysR family transcriptional regulator has product MQLESLKMFCDVVETGSFSRAAQLNHVTQSAVSQQIRALENRYEQKLLSRSARQVTPTPAGERLFRGCKEILARFAEVEQEIREQATEVQGATTVSTIYSVGLHELNVVQKQLLKTHPKVNMRLNYRRNDQVYDDVILGAAEIGIVAYPQPRAGVDILPFRDDKLAVVCAPNHSFASKAKVSLTALSGVPFIAFDREAPTRKALDRLFREKNIDINPVMEMDNVETIKRAVEMGLGVAILPMATAHAEIKNSSLVAKPFAEGPVSRPIGLLIRKGKYLDRASAAVLEAFKQAALIPQDD; this is encoded by the coding sequence ATGCAGCTCGAATCGTTGAAGATGTTCTGTGACGTGGTCGAGACGGGTTCGTTCTCGCGCGCGGCGCAGCTCAATCACGTGACCCAGTCCGCGGTGAGCCAGCAGATCCGCGCGCTGGAGAACCGCTACGAGCAGAAGCTGCTCTCGCGCAGCGCGCGGCAGGTGACGCCCACGCCGGCGGGTGAGCGCCTGTTCCGGGGCTGCAAGGAGATCCTGGCGCGCTTCGCGGAGGTGGAGCAGGAGATCCGCGAGCAGGCCACGGAGGTCCAGGGCGCGACCACCGTGTCCACCATCTACTCGGTGGGTCTGCACGAGCTGAACGTGGTGCAGAAGCAGCTGCTGAAGACGCACCCCAAGGTCAACATGCGCCTGAACTACCGGCGCAATGATCAGGTCTACGACGACGTGATTCTGGGCGCGGCGGAGATTGGCATCGTGGCCTATCCGCAGCCGCGCGCGGGCGTGGACATCCTGCCGTTCCGCGACGACAAGCTGGCGGTGGTCTGCGCGCCCAACCACTCGTTCGCCAGCAAGGCGAAGGTGAGCCTCACCGCGCTGTCCGGCGTGCCCTTCATCGCCTTCGACCGGGAAGCCCCCACGCGCAAGGCGTTGGACCGCCTGTTCCGCGAGAAGAACATCGACATCAATCCGGTGATGGAGATGGACAACGTGGAGACCATCAAGCGCGCGGTGGAGATGGGCCTGGGCGTGGCCATCCTCCCGATGGCCACGGCCCACGCTGAAATCAAGAACAGCTCGCTGGTGGCGAAGCCCTTCGCGGAGGGGCCCGTGTCGCGCCCCATTGGCCTGCTCATCCGCAAGGGCAAGTACCTGGACCGCGCGTCCGCCGCGGTGCTGGAGGCCTTCAAGCAGGCCGCCCTGATTCCGCAGGACGACTGA
- a CDS encoding SDR family NAD(P)-dependent oxidoreductase, translating to MTNETTKSVVVTGASRGIGRAVSLAFAREGYDVWALARSAESLEALRKEGGEHIRALTVDVADESALLAACKTVLAAGTPRVLVNNAGITVSAPLTKTSTADLAKVMAVNVTAPFLLCRELMPAMASAGGGRVINIGSITATRGAKYTSAYCASKHALLGLTRALSVEYARKNVTVNIVNPGWVETDMFAGATAAITKTTGRSEEQAREALAAMSAMGRIIQPEEVAAMCLFLASDAAAPITGAAYAIDGGEAA from the coding sequence ATGACGAACGAGACGACGAAGTCCGTGGTGGTGACGGGCGCCAGCCGGGGCATTGGCCGCGCGGTGTCCCTGGCGTTCGCGCGCGAGGGCTATGACGTCTGGGCGCTGGCGCGCTCGGCGGAGTCGCTGGAGGCGCTTCGCAAGGAGGGCGGCGAGCACATCCGCGCGCTCACGGTGGACGTGGCGGATGAGTCCGCGCTGCTCGCGGCGTGCAAGACGGTGCTGGCGGCGGGGACGCCTCGTGTGCTGGTGAACAACGCGGGCATCACCGTGTCCGCGCCGCTGACGAAGACGTCCACGGCGGACCTGGCGAAGGTGATGGCCGTGAACGTGACGGCGCCCTTCCTGTTGTGCCGCGAGCTGATGCCGGCGATGGCGTCCGCGGGCGGCGGCCGGGTCATCAACATCGGCTCCATCACCGCGACGCGCGGGGCGAAGTACACGTCCGCGTACTGCGCGTCCAAGCACGCGCTGCTGGGACTGACGCGCGCGCTGTCGGTGGAGTACGCGCGCAAGAACGTCACCGTGAACATCGTGAACCCGGGCTGGGTGGAGACGGACATGTTCGCGGGCGCGACGGCCGCCATCACCAAGACGACGGGCCGCAGCGAGGAGCAGGCCCGCGAGGCCCTGGCCGCGATGAGCGCCATGGGCCGCATCATCCAGCCGGAGGAGGTGGCCGCGATGTGCCTCTTCCTCGCGTCGGATGCAGCGGCGCCCATCACCGGCGCGGCCTACGCCATCGACGGCGGCGAAGCGGCGTAG
- a CDS encoding MJ1255/VC2487 family glycosyltransferase — translation MRILYGVVGEGMGHATRSRVLLEALTKEHEVHIVVSGRAQHYLAQRFQNVHGIWGLTIAYEGNSVKKWQTVLQNLQGAVAGWPQNVRQYFDLVEGFKPDVVVSDFETFSYLFAKRHMLPVISVDNMQIINRCTHDPALLAGHEESFEASRAIVKAKLPGAFHYLTTTFFYPPVRKRRTTLAPSILRPEILAAKPEAGEHLLVYQTATTNTHLPEILKQSGVPCRVYGLRRDLKEDVVDGNLTYRPFSEAGFIDDLRTARAVVAGGGYTLMSEAVYLHKPLLSIPVGGQFEQVLNALYLEKLGYGMYVKELSLDALKTFLARVPACAESLKGYEQDGNVKMLTALNDQLAQAYEHRGHWRMEMAEMDGKA, via the coding sequence ATGCGAATCCTGTATGGGGTCGTCGGCGAAGGGATGGGCCACGCCACGCGCTCGCGCGTGCTGCTGGAGGCGCTGACGAAGGAACACGAGGTCCACATCGTGGTGTCGGGCCGCGCGCAGCACTACCTGGCCCAGCGCTTCCAGAACGTGCACGGCATCTGGGGGCTGACCATCGCCTACGAAGGCAACTCGGTGAAGAAGTGGCAGACGGTGCTGCAGAACCTGCAGGGCGCCGTCGCGGGCTGGCCGCAGAACGTGCGCCAGTACTTCGACCTGGTGGAGGGCTTCAAACCGGACGTGGTGGTGAGCGACTTCGAGACGTTCAGCTACCTGTTCGCGAAGCGCCACATGTTGCCCGTCATCAGCGTGGACAACATGCAGATCATCAACCGCTGCACGCACGACCCGGCGCTGCTCGCGGGCCATGAAGAGAGCTTCGAGGCCTCGCGCGCCATCGTGAAGGCGAAGCTGCCCGGGGCCTTCCACTACCTCACCACGACGTTCTTCTACCCGCCCGTGCGCAAGCGCCGCACCACGCTGGCGCCGTCCATCCTCCGGCCCGAAATCCTGGCGGCGAAACCGGAGGCCGGTGAGCACCTGCTCGTGTACCAGACGGCGACGACGAACACGCACCTGCCCGAAATCCTCAAGCAGTCCGGCGTGCCGTGCCGCGTGTATGGCCTGCGCCGCGACCTGAAGGAGGACGTGGTGGACGGCAACCTCACCTACCGGCCCTTCAGCGAGGCGGGCTTCATCGACGATTTGCGCACCGCGCGCGCGGTGGTGGCGGGCGGCGGCTACACGCTGATGAGCGAAGCGGTGTACCTGCACAAGCCGCTGCTCAGCATCCCCGTGGGAGGCCAGTTCGAGCAGGTGCTCAATGCCCTCTATCTGGAGAAGCTGGGGTACGGGATGTATGTGAAGGAATTGAGCCTGGATGCGCTGAAGACGTTCCTCGCCCGCGTGCCCGCCTGCGCGGAGTCCCTCAAGGGCTACGAGCAGGACGGGAACGTGAAGATGCTCACCGCGCTGAACGACCAGCTGGCGCAGGCGTACGAGCACCGCGGCCACTGGCGCATGGAGATGGCGGAGATGGACGGGAAGGCCTGA
- a CDS encoding methyl-accepting chemotaxis protein: MTLSLAARLTAALTAVVITLTLLTVTLMGLSLRSRVESEMASALTRDETRWQALKDQELRVLAELGRVAAANPAFTAAFAEDHSETDALLNEQRTVLGVDLVALVGVDGTVLASSGERTLPGIDKVVRQQGQVLLPATGVPLFAVAQPLQSNGVPVGFLVVGAELGGEDLRRLGEGSEDLEALLHAGPRLVARSVHAVQAKTLLAAASAGGADGAEVDVGGVKLHVSRVEVGEGLELVLARGAQAEWARMRATLMQVLGLGLLVALLAGGGVFLLVRRMMAPLGALTAAAARVVAEGDFSGTLDIHSRDEIGQLATSFGDMMARLRAVLMALKNSAQELEATALELANSASDQNLAVTRQAAALHQTQIAARQLQESSRAAAHRATGVLREAEKAGAVGQAGESAVAGSVGGLTHIRSQVERISNTVSELRQSTRQVGDITGTVKDLADQSNVLALNAAIEAARSGEAGRAFAVVARQMRSLADQSATATARVQSILADIGRAISEAVQTSEGGTREVEGGLEQARAAGESLRALAEVIQNNSVSVKSIADMVSQQDAGIAELFAALSDLTRLADETVERVATSAVAAARLTTASHEVSNIVGQYRL; this comes from the coding sequence ATGACGCTCAGCCTTGCCGCGCGCCTGACCGCGGCCCTCACCGCCGTTGTCATCACCCTCACCCTGCTGACCGTGACGCTCATGGGGCTCTCGCTGCGCTCGCGCGTGGAGTCCGAGATGGCCTCCGCGCTGACGCGGGACGAGACCCGCTGGCAGGCGTTGAAGGACCAGGAGTTGCGGGTGCTGGCGGAGCTGGGACGCGTGGCGGCGGCCAACCCCGCGTTCACGGCGGCCTTCGCGGAGGACCACTCGGAGACGGACGCCCTGTTGAACGAGCAGCGCACGGTGCTGGGCGTGGACCTGGTGGCGCTGGTGGGCGTGGATGGGACGGTGCTCGCCTCCTCCGGTGAGCGGACGCTGCCGGGCATCGACAAGGTGGTGCGCCAGCAGGGGCAGGTGCTGCTGCCGGCCACGGGCGTGCCGCTGTTCGCGGTGGCGCAGCCGCTCCAGTCCAACGGCGTGCCGGTGGGCTTCCTGGTGGTGGGCGCGGAGCTGGGCGGAGAGGACCTGCGGCGGCTGGGCGAGGGGAGCGAGGACCTGGAGGCGCTGCTGCACGCGGGGCCCCGGCTGGTGGCGAGGTCGGTGCACGCGGTCCAGGCGAAGACGCTGCTGGCCGCGGCGAGCGCGGGCGGGGCGGACGGCGCCGAGGTGGACGTGGGCGGCGTGAAGCTGCACGTGTCGCGGGTGGAGGTGGGCGAGGGCCTGGAGCTGGTGCTGGCGCGCGGGGCCCAGGCGGAGTGGGCGCGGATGCGCGCCACGCTGATGCAGGTGCTGGGGCTGGGGCTGCTCGTGGCGCTGTTGGCGGGCGGGGGCGTGTTCCTGCTGGTGCGCCGGATGATGGCGCCCCTGGGCGCGCTGACGGCGGCGGCGGCGCGGGTGGTGGCGGAAGGGGACTTCAGCGGCACGTTGGACATCCACTCCCGGGATGAGATTGGCCAGTTGGCCACGTCCTTCGGGGACATGATGGCGCGGCTGCGCGCGGTGCTGATGGCGCTGAAGAACTCCGCGCAGGAGCTGGAGGCGACGGCGCTGGAGCTGGCGAACTCCGCGTCGGACCAGAACCTGGCGGTGACGCGGCAGGCGGCGGCGCTGCACCAGACGCAGATCGCCGCGCGGCAGCTCCAGGAGAGCTCGCGGGCGGCGGCGCACCGGGCCACGGGCGTGCTGCGCGAGGCGGAGAAGGCGGGCGCGGTGGGGCAGGCGGGCGAGTCCGCGGTGGCGGGCAGCGTGGGCGGGCTCACGCACATCCGTTCGCAGGTGGAGCGCATCTCCAACACGGTGTCGGAGCTGCGGCAGAGCACGCGGCAGGTGGGCGACATCACCGGCACGGTGAAGGACCTGGCGGACCAGTCGAACGTGCTGGCGTTGAACGCGGCCATCGAGGCGGCGCGCAGCGGCGAGGCGGGCCGGGCGTTCGCGGTGGTGGCCCGGCAGATGCGCTCGCTGGCGGACCAGTCCGCGACGGCCACGGCGCGCGTGCAGTCCATCCTCGCCGACATCGGCCGCGCCATCTCCGAGGCGGTGCAGACGAGCGAGGGTGGCACGCGCGAGGTGGAGGGCGGCCTGGAGCAGGCGCGCGCGGCGGGAGAGAGCCTGCGCGCGCTGGCCGAGGTCATCCAGAACAACAGCGTGTCCGTGAAGAGCATCGCGGACATGGTGAGCCAGCAGGACGCGGGCATCGCGGAGCTGTTCGCGGCGCTGAGCGACCTGACGCGGCTGGCGGACGAGACGGTGGAGCGCGTGGCCACCAGCGCCGTGGCCGCCGCGCGCCTCACCACCGCGTCCCACGAGGTCAGCAACATCGTGGGGCAGTACCGCCTGTGA
- a CDS encoding aminotransferase class I/II-fold pyridoxal phosphate-dependent enzyme: MRIPDFELERYFARWEFAAPYLLCSSDIEGWRMADLMALASPEDRARWDGLTLGYTETAGLPALREAIASMYPGLISEDVLTFAGAQEGMFVAMNVLLGPGTHAVVTWPGYQSLYEVARSVGADVTLLPLREENGWALDLDALTAALRPDTRLVVVNFPHNPTGSLPDRATFQKLCALCEARGIHLFSDEVYRLLEYDPNDSLPPAASCLTKGVSLGVMSKAFGLAGLRVGWLATRDAELLARCRAFKDYTSLCNSAPSEQLSLIALRARERVLERSRGLLTANLARLDDFFARHADTFHWVRPRAGSVAFPRLLRNIPVARFTESLITREGVLLLPGNVYGFPGNHFRLGLGRANLPEALERLERFVRDGGLDALE; the protein is encoded by the coding sequence ATGCGCATCCCCGACTTCGAACTGGAACGGTACTTCGCGCGCTGGGAGTTCGCCGCGCCCTACCTGCTGTGCTCCTCCGACATCGAGGGCTGGCGCATGGCGGATCTGATGGCGCTCGCGTCGCCGGAGGACCGCGCCCGCTGGGACGGGCTGACGCTCGGCTACACGGAGACGGCCGGCCTGCCCGCGCTGCGCGAGGCCATCGCCAGTATGTACCCGGGCCTCATCTCCGAGGATGTCCTCACCTTCGCGGGCGCGCAGGAGGGGATGTTCGTCGCGATGAACGTCCTGCTGGGGCCCGGCACGCACGCCGTCGTCACCTGGCCGGGCTATCAGTCGCTCTACGAAGTCGCGCGCTCCGTGGGCGCGGACGTGACGCTGCTGCCCCTGCGCGAGGAGAATGGCTGGGCCCTGGACCTGGACGCGCTCACCGCGGCGCTGCGCCCGGACACGCGCCTGGTCGTGGTGAACTTCCCGCACAACCCCACGGGCTCGCTGCCGGACCGCGCGACGTTCCAGAAGCTGTGCGCGCTGTGCGAGGCGCGCGGCATCCACCTCTTCTCCGACGAGGTGTACCGCCTGCTGGAGTACGACCCGAACGACTCGCTGCCGCCCGCCGCGTCGTGTCTCACGAAGGGCGTGAGCCTGGGCGTGATGTCCAAGGCCTTCGGGCTCGCGGGCCTGCGCGTGGGCTGGCTCGCCACCCGGGACGCGGAGTTGCTCGCGCGCTGCCGCGCATTCAAGGACTACACCTCGCTCTGCAACAGCGCCCCCAGCGAGCAGCTGTCCCTCATCGCGCTGCGCGCCCGCGAGCGCGTGCTGGAGCGCAGCCGCGGCCTGCTCACCGCGAACCTCGCGCGGCTGGATGACTTCTTCGCGCGCCACGCGGACACCTTCCACTGGGTGCGCCCACGCGCCGGCAGCGTGGCCTTCCCCCGTCTGCTGCGAAACATCCCGGTGGCTCGTTTCACCGAGTCACTGATTACCCGCGAGGGCGTGTTGTTGTTGCCGGGCAACGTGTATGGCTTTCCGGGCAATCACTTCCGGTTGGGGTTGGGGCGCGCCAACCTGCCGGAAGCACTGGAGCGGCTGGAACGCTTCGTACGGGACGGCGGACTGGACGCGCTGGAGTGA
- a CDS encoding type II 3-dehydroquinate dehydratase: protein MGMKLLVLHGPNLNLLGEREDVAGGRLTDLDAALRAKAKELGLTLTIVQSNHEGVLIDTIHAERKNVEGILINPAGYFTSYALKEALEAVGLPAIEVLLKPPARESVVAEACAMQVLGLHGFDPYIQALETFASGIFHPAIPGPVKSLGRRKKTAGPEDDDSRPKPKLVGRVHPLKKDDAPEPTPLATPARSLRRTAEAGGPLKTLGRKSVPTVVKADGKPGKTLGRAAKGGSTPASDLLTRALVRQKIADRLAGRLSEAELATWARAKYQQVQRGEPAESGHRDLLEDSLQSLTLSHLPATRMSDEQLVDLMTRLEEG, encoded by the coding sequence ATGGGCATGAAGCTGTTGGTGTTGCACGGGCCGAACCTCAACCTCCTGGGCGAGCGCGAGGACGTCGCGGGGGGCCGCCTGACGGACCTGGACGCGGCCCTGCGCGCGAAGGCGAAGGAGCTGGGACTGACGCTGACCATCGTCCAGTCCAACCACGAGGGCGTCCTCATCGACACGATCCACGCCGAGCGCAAGAACGTGGAGGGCATCCTCATCAACCCCGCGGGGTACTTCACGTCCTACGCGCTGAAGGAGGCGCTGGAGGCGGTGGGGCTGCCCGCCATTGAAGTCCTGCTCAAGCCACCCGCGCGCGAGTCCGTGGTGGCCGAAGCCTGCGCCATGCAGGTGCTGGGGCTGCATGGCTTCGACCCGTACATCCAGGCCCTGGAGACCTTCGCGAGCGGCATCTTCCACCCCGCCATCCCCGGGCCGGTGAAGTCGCTGGGCCGCCGCAAGAAGACCGCCGGGCCGGAGGACGACGATTCCCGCCCGAAGCCCAAGCTGGTGGGCCGCGTGCACCCGCTCAAGAAGGACGACGCGCCGGAGCCCACGCCGCTGGCCACGCCCGCGCGCTCGCTCAGGCGCACGGCGGAGGCCGGGGGACCGCTGAAGACGCTGGGCCGCAAGTCCGTGCCCACGGTCGTGAAGGCGGACGGCAAGCCGGGCAAGACGCTGGGCCGCGCGGCGAAGGGCGGATCCACGCCCGCGTCGGACCTGCTCACCCGGGCGCTCGTGCGCCAGAAGATCGCGGACCGGCTGGCCGGACGGCTCAGTGAAGCGGAGCTGGCCACCTGGGCCCGCGCGAAGTATCAGCAGGTCCAGCGTGGTGAACCGGCGGAGAGCGGCCACCGCGATCTCCTGGAGGACAGCCTCCAGAGCCTCACTTTGTCCCATCTGCCCGCGACGCGGATGTCGGACGAGCAACTGGTGGACCTGATGACCCGGCTGGAAGAAGGATGA
- the rsmB gene encoding 16S rRNA (cytosine(967)-C(5))-methyltransferase RsmB, translated as MNARILAINILARVRATDAYLNVVLDTALSETPPKDPRDAALVTELTYGATRRQLALDYAITRFADRKLDALEDKVLAALRVGAYQLFHTRVPARAAVAETVQALKDVGLARAAGFTNAILRKLSELPSPPLPSQKDPVEYLSVRESHPRWLVERWIRQFGRERAEAMLVANNTPPAVVIRANSARVTRDALLAQLKDVGVEARATEASPVGIVLPPVGRVEDVYGYSEGLWQVQDEAAQLVGVYGAIPETARVLDACAAPGGKACHQAEGHDVVAVDLHANKLRKIEAEAHRLGLSGRLKAYAHDASEPFPESWGEFHAVVVDAPCSGLGTLRRHPELRYRRKEEDVARLATLQRRILENCQEAVPPGGLLVYAVCTPEPQEGQDQVDMFLRSHPEWTAEPPVLPGLKLPLAQAWLRTLPGPEGYDGFFAARLRKLY; from the coding sequence ATGAACGCCCGTATCCTCGCCATCAACATCCTCGCGCGCGTGCGCGCCACGGATGCCTACCTCAACGTGGTGCTGGACACGGCCCTGTCGGAGACGCCGCCGAAGGACCCCCGCGACGCGGCGCTCGTCACCGAGCTGACCTACGGCGCCACCCGCCGGCAGCTCGCGCTGGACTACGCCATCACCCGCTTCGCGGACCGCAAGCTGGACGCGCTGGAGGACAAGGTCCTGGCCGCCCTGCGCGTGGGCGCCTACCAGCTCTTCCACACCCGCGTGCCCGCGAGAGCCGCCGTGGCGGAGACGGTCCAGGCCCTCAAGGACGTGGGGCTCGCGCGCGCCGCGGGCTTCACCAACGCCATCCTGCGCAAGCTGTCCGAGCTGCCCTCGCCGCCCTTGCCCTCCCAGAAGGACCCGGTGGAGTACCTGTCCGTGCGCGAGAGCCACCCGCGCTGGCTGGTGGAGCGGTGGATCCGCCAGTTCGGCCGCGAGCGCGCGGAGGCGATGCTCGTCGCCAACAACACGCCGCCCGCCGTCGTCATCCGCGCCAACAGCGCCAGGGTGACGCGCGACGCGCTGCTCGCGCAGCTCAAGGACGTGGGCGTGGAGGCGCGCGCCACGGAGGCCTCGCCCGTGGGCATCGTCCTGCCGCCCGTGGGCCGCGTGGAGGACGTGTACGGCTACTCGGAAGGGCTCTGGCAGGTGCAGGACGAGGCCGCGCAGCTGGTGGGCGTCTATGGCGCCATCCCGGAGACGGCGCGTGTGCTGGACGCGTGCGCGGCGCCGGGCGGCAAGGCCTGCCACCAGGCGGAAGGCCACGACGTCGTCGCGGTGGACCTGCACGCGAACAAGCTGCGGAAGATTGAGGCCGAGGCCCACCGTCTGGGGCTGTCCGGCCGCCTGAAGGCCTACGCGCACGACGCGTCCGAGCCGTTCCCGGAGAGCTGGGGCGAGTTCCACGCGGTGGTGGTGGACGCGCCGTGCTCCGGGCTGGGCACGCTGCGCCGGCACCCGGAGCTGAGATACCGCCGCAAGGAGGAGGACGTGGCCCGGCTGGCGACGCTCCAGCGGCGCATCCTGGAGAACTGCCAGGAGGCGGTGCCGCCCGGCGGCCTGCTCGTCTACGCCGTCTGCACGCCGGAGCCGCAGGAGGGGCAGGACCAAGTGGACATGTTCCTGCGCAGCCACCCGGAGTGGACGGCCGAGCCGCCCGTGCTGCCCGGCCTCAAGCTGCCGCTCGCGCAGGCCTGGCTGCGCACGCTGCCCGGGCCGGAGGGCTACGACGGCTTCTTCGCGGCCCGGCTGCGAAAGCTCTACTGA